In Caballeronia sp. TF1N1, one genomic interval encodes:
- a CDS encoding branched-chain amino acid ABC transporter substrate-binding protein — MSAALHLAVCAAFGSAFVVLHPVEACADEVVKIGHVAPLTGANAHLGKDTENGARLAVEEINKKGLVIGGQKITLALDAQDDASDPRQGTQVAQKLVDDKVAAVVGHMNSGTSIPASKIYSDANVLQISPSATNPVYTQQGFRTTYRVVATDAQQGPALADYAARVLKAKSVAIVDDATAYGQGLANEFEKRAKANGMNVLSHDATTDKAVDFRAILTKVKSEHPDVIMYGGMDATGGPFAKQARQLAISSKVLAGDGLCAASLSQLAGEAADNVVCSIAGMPLAKMPDGPAFEQRYEARFGQKVQLNAPFAYDAVYIIVDAMKRANSTSPDKILAAMPNTDFKGVLGETQFDAHGDLRQGMISLYHYVGGNQTLLDVVKM, encoded by the coding sequence ATGTCAGCAGCGTTGCATCTGGCGGTTTGCGCCGCATTTGGAAGTGCGTTCGTCGTCCTGCATCCGGTCGAGGCGTGCGCCGATGAAGTAGTAAAGATCGGCCACGTCGCGCCTCTGACGGGGGCCAATGCGCACCTCGGCAAGGACACCGAGAACGGCGCACGGCTTGCCGTCGAGGAGATCAACAAGAAGGGCCTCGTGATCGGCGGACAGAAGATCACGCTTGCGCTGGATGCGCAGGACGACGCCTCCGATCCGCGCCAAGGCACACAGGTCGCGCAAAAGCTCGTGGACGACAAGGTGGCGGCCGTGGTCGGGCACATGAATTCCGGCACCTCCATTCCGGCCTCGAAAATTTATAGCGATGCCAACGTGCTGCAGATTTCGCCCTCGGCCACCAATCCGGTCTATACGCAGCAGGGGTTTCGCACGACGTATCGCGTGGTCGCCACCGACGCGCAGCAGGGTCCGGCGCTTGCCGACTATGCAGCCCGAGTGCTGAAGGCGAAGTCGGTCGCCATCGTCGACGACGCCACCGCTTACGGTCAGGGTCTCGCGAACGAATTCGAAAAGCGCGCCAAGGCGAACGGGATGAACGTCCTGTCGCACGACGCAACCACCGACAAGGCCGTGGACTTCCGCGCGATCCTGACCAAGGTGAAGAGCGAGCATCCCGACGTGATCATGTACGGCGGCATGGATGCGACAGGCGGCCCGTTCGCGAAGCAGGCCCGCCAGCTCGCAATCTCCTCGAAGGTACTGGCCGGCGACGGCCTGTGCGCAGCGTCGCTGTCGCAACTGGCGGGCGAGGCGGCGGACAACGTCGTGTGTTCCATCGCCGGCATGCCGCTCGCTAAAATGCCCGATGGCCCCGCGTTCGAGCAACGCTACGAAGCGCGCTTCGGGCAGAAGGTGCAGCTCAACGCCCCGTTCGCGTATGACGCGGTGTACATCATCGTCGACGCGATGAAACGCGCGAATTCCACCTCGCCGGACAAGATTCTCGCGGCGATGCCCAACACCGACTTCAAGGGCGTACTCGGCGAGACGCAATTCGATGCGCACGGCGACCTCAGGCAGGGAATGATCTCGCTCTATCACTACGTGGGCGGAAATCAAACGTTGCTCGACGTCGTCAAGATGTAA
- a CDS encoding GlxA family transcriptional regulator — protein sequence MAMANAKKSDTAALGRGLVERLDRMDGVDRKVSARRAGAELSVGLLLWPSFPLLSLASFCDCLRHAADLGDQSRQLRCTWTLLGPTDDTVEASCGVSVPVRAYSGKASRFDYFVVIGGLLPRLEHVDERYWDALRDADAAGVPLIGLCTGSFVLAKAGYMHDRVACVHSFHYDDYQSMFPGLRVVTNADYVIDGNRITCAGGVSAIELATRLISVHCGADRASKVIHQMTVSRKSGTSFVERRRALGYLAVDSLLLRHAIVLMEENLEAPLTIAAIARMTGSNARQLERVFMSEMGVTPKEFYRTMRLRYARWLLLNSAKRVTAIAYECGFADSAHFIRGFREAYGVTPGKLRASLSRT from the coding sequence ATGGCAATGGCGAACGCGAAAAAGTCCGATACCGCGGCCCTCGGGCGCGGACTTGTCGAGCGGCTCGATCGCATGGACGGCGTGGATCGCAAGGTATCTGCGCGACGCGCGGGCGCCGAGCTTAGCGTCGGCCTTCTACTTTGGCCGAGCTTTCCGCTGCTTTCGCTCGCCAGTTTCTGCGACTGTCTGCGGCACGCCGCGGATCTCGGCGACCAGAGCCGCCAGTTACGGTGTACGTGGACCTTGCTTGGGCCGACGGACGACACCGTGGAAGCGAGTTGCGGCGTGAGCGTGCCAGTTCGGGCGTATTCCGGGAAGGCGTCGCGATTCGACTACTTCGTGGTGATCGGCGGCTTGCTGCCCAGGCTCGAACATGTCGACGAGCGCTACTGGGACGCGCTGCGCGACGCCGACGCAGCCGGCGTGCCGCTCATCGGCCTGTGCACCGGCAGCTTCGTGCTGGCGAAAGCGGGCTACATGCACGACCGCGTCGCGTGCGTGCACTCCTTTCACTACGACGATTATCAGTCCATGTTTCCTGGCCTGCGCGTGGTCACGAACGCCGACTACGTGATCGACGGCAACCGCATTACGTGCGCGGGCGGCGTGTCGGCCATCGAACTCGCCACGCGGTTGATTTCCGTGCATTGCGGCGCCGACCGCGCGTCGAAGGTCATTCACCAGATGACGGTGAGTCGCAAGAGCGGCACGTCCTTCGTCGAACGCCGCCGTGCGCTCGGCTACCTTGCCGTCGATAGTCTCTTGCTGCGTCACGCGATCGTGCTGATGGAGGAGAATCTCGAAGCCCCGCTGACGATCGCCGCGATTGCCAGGATGACCGGTTCAAATGCGCGGCAACTGGAGCGCGTGTTCATGTCTGAAATGGGCGTGACGCCGAAGGAGTTCTACCGGACGATGCGCTTGCGATACGCCCGCTGGCTACTCTTGAACTCGGCGAAGCGCGTCACCGCGATCGCCTACGAATGTGGCTTCGCGGATTCGGCGCACTTCATTCGCGGCTTTCGCGAAGCGTACGGTGTGACGCCGGGTAAGCTGCGCGCGTCGCTTAGCCGAACGTGA
- a CDS encoding PhzF family phenazine biosynthesis protein → MQLKLYQIDAFTSEVFKGNHAAVIPLDAWLPASLMQAIASENNLSETAFIVRRDDGVFDIRWFSPIKEIAFCGHATLASAFVLFRHLPQDDHLVFHAEATGAFSVHRRERGLIEMNFPRRQSERIKDIPDQLAYGLSIKPTAVFINQQSYIALYDTEAEVRAVVPNLELLAQLGPLDVAVTARGNQYDFVSRYFWPANGGAEDPVTGSIHAALAPLWSDVLGKPKLVALQASQRSGVLHCEIEPERVLISGHAVQYMEGTIELPD, encoded by the coding sequence ATGCAACTGAAGCTTTATCAGATAGACGCTTTCACCAGCGAAGTATTCAAGGGAAACCATGCGGCGGTCATTCCGCTCGACGCGTGGCTTCCCGCTTCGCTAATGCAAGCCATCGCCAGCGAAAACAACCTGTCGGAAACAGCGTTCATCGTGCGTCGAGACGATGGCGTTTTCGACATCCGGTGGTTCTCACCGATCAAGGAAATCGCCTTCTGCGGACACGCGACGCTGGCGAGCGCTTTCGTTCTGTTCAGACACCTCCCTCAAGACGATCACCTCGTCTTCCATGCAGAAGCAACGGGCGCGTTCTCTGTTCATCGGCGCGAGCGGGGGCTGATCGAAATGAACTTTCCTCGACGACAAAGTGAACGGATTAAAGATATCCCGGACCAGCTCGCGTATGGTTTGTCGATCAAGCCAACGGCAGTCTTCATAAACCAGCAGTCATACATCGCCCTCTACGACACCGAAGCCGAGGTACGCGCCGTCGTGCCAAATCTGGAACTGCTCGCGCAACTTGGACCACTGGATGTCGCGGTCACCGCTCGTGGCAACCAATACGACTTCGTCTCCCGATACTTTTGGCCAGCGAACGGCGGCGCCGAAGACCCGGTGACGGGGTCCATTCACGCGGCGCTTGCTCCGCTCTGGTCCGACGTTCTTGGCAAGCCGAAGCTCGTCGCGTTACAGGCTTCCCAACGAAGCGGCGTTCTACATTGCGAGATCGAACCGGAGCGTGTGTTGATATCCGGTCACGCGGTTCAGTATATGGAAGGAACCATCGAACTGCCCGACTAG
- a CDS encoding DUF4236 domain-containing protein encodes MSWSWTKSSKVAPGVRIDLSKNGPSMSLGGNGVTYNTRTGRTTYSIRGTGLRYTTSSNKQNRASSSTGSSSVAIVVLAILCTVLMFPV; translated from the coding sequence ATGAGTTGGAGTTGGACAAAGTCGTCCAAGGTCGCCCCCGGCGTTCGCATCGATCTGAGCAAGAACGGTCCGAGTATGTCGTTGGGCGGTAACGGTGTGACGTACAACACGCGGACCGGCCGCACGACCTACAGCATTCGCGGTACAGGTCTGCGCTATACCACGAGCAGCAACAAGCAAAATCGCGCGTCGTCGTCCACCGGATCGTCGTCCGTCGCGATTGTCGTGTTAGCGATTCTGTGCACGGTTTTGATGTTCCCGGTCTAG
- a CDS encoding response regulator transcription factor, producing MNASKQLIVVVEDDAGMRRALQRLLHAAGFDTMSFESAEALVSANCVEAASCLVLDVQLPGASGPKFYEQLGAGRPAVFITSHDNPLTRSAVQGAGGIELLTKPFVAKDLLDAISRAIGRGAAP from the coding sequence ATGAACGCCTCCAAACAACTGATCGTGGTCGTGGAAGATGACGCCGGAATGAGGCGTGCGTTACAACGTCTGCTTCATGCGGCGGGTTTCGACACCATGTCGTTTGAAAGCGCCGAGGCGCTGGTCAGCGCGAACTGCGTGGAAGCTGCGAGTTGTCTCGTACTGGATGTGCAGTTGCCTGGCGCGTCCGGCCCGAAATTCTACGAACAGCTTGGAGCGGGTCGTCCGGCGGTCTTCATCACCTCGCATGACAACCCGCTCACCCGAAGCGCGGTACAAGGAGCGGGTGGAATCGAGCTTTTAACAAAGCCATTCGTGGCGAAGGATCTGCTAGACGCGATTTCGCGCGCCATAGGTCGCGGCGCAGCGCCCTGA
- a CDS encoding response regulator transcription factor gives MNTYADAVIHVVDDDETIRTALSRLLAQAGYMVRSYPTAGEFLVAETDSMPGCLLLDMQLPGPCGLELQHALQRLGNKMPIVFISAHHDIPKTVLAIKAGASDFLLKPVEGHALLAAIESALAVGSAAPYVEEPRSSGIVDLSEREQVVLRGIVAGRLNKQIAAQLALSERTIKSCRADLMRKLNAHSLAELVRLAEPIVRAQVSH, from the coding sequence GTGAACACTTACGCTGATGCGGTCATCCATGTCGTCGATGACGACGAGACCATTCGCACCGCGCTGTCGCGATTACTTGCGCAAGCGGGTTATATGGTCAGGAGCTATCCGACGGCAGGTGAGTTTCTCGTCGCCGAAACGGACTCAATGCCTGGATGTCTCTTGCTTGATATGCAACTTCCCGGTCCGTGCGGACTAGAGTTGCAGCACGCGCTGCAGCGGCTGGGAAACAAGATGCCTATCGTTTTCATCAGTGCCCATCACGACATTCCAAAAACGGTATTGGCCATCAAGGCGGGTGCAAGCGATTTCTTGCTCAAACCCGTGGAAGGTCATGCCTTGCTTGCCGCTATTGAAAGCGCCCTAGCGGTGGGCAGCGCCGCGCCGTACGTTGAAGAGCCGCGATCGTCTGGCATTGTCGATCTGAGCGAACGGGAACAGGTGGTCTTACGCGGCATCGTTGCAGGCAGGCTCAACAAGCAGATAGCAGCACAGCTCGCTTTGAGCGAGCGGACGATCAAGTCGTGCCGCGCCGATCTCATGCGCAAACTCAATGCGCACTCGCTGGCCGAGCTCGTGAGGCTTGCCGAGCCAATCGTGCGTGCACAAGTCTCTCACTGA